The following are encoded together in the Dyella terrae genome:
- a CDS encoding GNAT family N-acetyltransferase: MLALGVHDEQYAFVGRIAVSLADAESCKGSEPMAILCDGEPIGFYRVERHANTIAEVEFARPTLGLRSFFIGAQWQGRGLGTRALEAVMRDLVHRYPWASDVALTVNLRNAPGIALYRRAGFRETGGLYHGGRSGPQYLMLCALPHPNPT, encoded by the coding sequence TTGCTTGCCTTGGGTGTGCACGACGAACAGTACGCCTTCGTTGGCCGCATTGCCGTGTCGCTGGCTGATGCGGAAAGTTGCAAAGGCAGCGAGCCCATGGCGATCCTCTGCGATGGCGAACCCATCGGCTTCTATCGCGTGGAGCGACACGCCAACACCATTGCCGAGGTCGAGTTCGCGCGCCCCACACTGGGTTTGCGCTCCTTTTTCATCGGCGCACAGTGGCAAGGTCGTGGCCTGGGTACGCGCGCGCTGGAGGCCGTGATGCGAGACCTTGTGCATCGCTATCCCTGGGCAAGCGATGTGGCGCTCACCGTGAACCTGCGCAATGCGCCAGGCATCGCGCTGTATCGGCGCGCGGGCTTCCGGGAGACCGGGGGGCTGTACCATGGCGGGCGTTCCGGGCCGCAGTACCTCATGTTGTGCGCCCTGCCCCACCCGAATCCGACCTAG
- a CDS encoding exodeoxyribonuclease III: protein MRIISLNANGIRSAATKGVFDWLRKQKADVVCLQETKAQEEQLTDAMFRPDGHHCFYRDASSKKGYSGVAIYAKREPDEVLTDLDWAPFDNEGRYIEARFGKLSVVSLYVPSGSSGEERQQFKFDVMDWIAPIFDKWMKSGRDYVLCGDWNIVRSELDIKNWRSNQKNSGCLPEERTWLNELVDKHGWVDSYRTLHPKGQDYTWWSNRGNARANDVGWRIDYQIVTPALGERLKRCSIYRDERFSDHAPYTVDYAD from the coding sequence ATGCGCATCATCAGCCTCAACGCCAACGGTATCCGCTCGGCCGCCACCAAGGGCGTGTTCGACTGGTTGCGCAAGCAGAAAGCCGACGTGGTCTGCCTGCAGGAAACCAAGGCGCAGGAAGAGCAGCTGACCGATGCCATGTTCCGCCCCGACGGGCACCACTGTTTCTACCGCGACGCCAGCAGCAAGAAGGGCTACAGCGGCGTGGCCATCTACGCCAAGCGCGAGCCCGACGAGGTACTGACCGACCTGGATTGGGCCCCGTTCGACAACGAAGGCCGTTATATCGAGGCCCGCTTCGGCAAGCTCAGCGTGGTCTCGCTGTACGTGCCGTCGGGCTCATCGGGCGAGGAACGCCAGCAGTTCAAGTTCGACGTGATGGACTGGATTGCGCCGATTTTCGACAAGTGGATGAAGAGCGGTCGCGACTACGTGTTGTGCGGCGACTGGAACATCGTGCGTAGCGAGCTGGATATCAAGAACTGGCGCTCCAACCAGAAGAACTCCGGCTGCCTGCCCGAGGAGCGCACCTGGCTCAACGAGCTGGTCGACAAGCACGGCTGGGTGGACAGCTACCGCACGCTGCACCCCAAGGGCCAGGACTACACTTGGTGGTCCAACCGCGGCAACGCGCGCGCCAACGACGTGGGTTGGCGCATCGACTACCAGATCGTCACGCCTGCATTAGGCGAGCGTCTGAAACGCTGCTCCATCTATCGCGACGAGCGCTTCTCTGACCACGCGCCTTATACGGTTGACTATGCCGACTGA
- the pyrE gene encoding orotate phosphoribosyltransferase: protein MHDYQRDFIELTLQRDVLRFGDFTLKSGRQSPYFFNMGRIDSGAALAQLGRAYAAAVVNSGIEVDMLFGPAYKGIALAAATAISLADQHSRDLPWAYNRKEAKDHGEGGVLVGAPLKGRVLIVDDVMTAGTAVRESLALIRAQGATPAGVLIALDRQERGQSDLSAAQEVTAEFGIPVIAITSLGDVLAYAGERPELAAEHTRLVSYRERYGVNA, encoded by the coding sequence GTGCACGATTATCAGCGCGATTTCATCGAACTCACCCTGCAGCGCGACGTGCTGCGCTTTGGCGACTTCACGCTGAAGTCCGGCCGCCAGAGCCCGTATTTCTTCAATATGGGCCGCATCGACTCCGGTGCGGCGCTGGCCCAGCTAGGCCGCGCCTACGCCGCTGCCGTGGTGAATTCGGGCATTGAGGTCGACATGCTGTTCGGGCCTGCCTACAAGGGCATCGCCCTGGCCGCCGCCACCGCCATCTCACTGGCGGACCAACACAGTCGCGACCTGCCTTGGGCCTATAACCGTAAGGAAGCCAAGGATCATGGCGAGGGTGGCGTACTCGTCGGCGCGCCGCTGAAGGGCCGCGTGTTGATCGTGGACGACGTTATGACCGCCGGCACCGCCGTGCGCGAGTCGCTGGCGCTCATTCGTGCCCAGGGCGCCACGCCTGCTGGCGTGCTGATTGCGCTGGATCGCCAGGAGCGCGGCCAGAGTGATCTGTCCGCCGCCCAGGAAGTCACTGCCGAGTTTGGTATTCCGGTGATCGCCATCACCAGCCTAGGCGACGTGCTGGCTTATGCGGGCGAGCGCCCGGAACTGGCCGCCGAACACACCCGACTGGTGTCCTATCGTGAGCGCTACGGCGTCAACGCCTGA
- a CDS encoding anhydro-N-acetylmuramic acid kinase produces MNDASALYLGLISGTSADGIDAALVRFEDNTPQLVDALAHPWPEELRARILAVAQDETRLDLDAYGRLDVAIGQCFAKAALQLLQRNAAHAPSIRAIGSHGQTLRHRPSGELPFTLQVGDPSVIAEHCGIDVVADFRRADVAAGGQGAPLLPAVHAMLLGRADGVRVVLNLGGIANITVLDPSGKVSGFDTGPANGLMDAWHLRHRGGAYDANGAFAASGRVGAALLATLLADPYFALPPPKSTGREHFHLAWLETHAGVAALSPADVQATLLELSARSIADAIEHHAPAVVDVLACGGGVHNDVLMRRLGELLGTRTVVSTAAYGVDPDYLEATAFAWLARQRLLGLPGNLPAVTGARGPRVLGAIYPAPR; encoded by the coding sequence GTGAACGACGCTTCGGCGCTTTATCTTGGCCTGATCTCGGGCACCAGCGCTGACGGCATCGATGCCGCGCTGGTGCGCTTTGAAGACAACACGCCCCAGCTGGTTGATGCATTGGCGCATCCGTGGCCGGAAGAGCTGCGCGCGCGCATCCTCGCTGTGGCGCAGGACGAAACACGACTCGACCTTGATGCCTACGGGCGGCTCGACGTCGCCATCGGGCAGTGTTTCGCCAAGGCGGCGCTGCAGTTGCTCCAGCGCAACGCGGCCCACGCCCCGTCGATACGCGCCATCGGTTCGCACGGGCAGACCCTGCGCCACAGACCCTCGGGCGAGCTCCCTTTCACGCTTCAGGTGGGTGACCCCTCCGTGATCGCGGAACATTGCGGCATCGATGTGGTGGCCGATTTCCGGCGTGCGGACGTCGCCGCGGGCGGCCAGGGCGCGCCACTGCTGCCAGCCGTGCACGCCATGCTGCTGGGTCGTGCTGACGGCGTGCGTGTGGTGCTCAACCTGGGTGGCATCGCAAACATTACGGTGCTGGATCCCAGCGGTAAGGTGTCTGGGTTTGATACCGGCCCGGCCAACGGTCTGATGGATGCGTGGCACCTGCGCCATCGCGGCGGCGCCTACGACGCCAATGGCGCCTTCGCGGCATCCGGCCGGGTGGGCGCGGCACTGCTGGCCACCTTGCTGGCTGATCCCTATTTCGCACTGCCGCCGCCCAAGAGTACGGGCCGCGAGCATTTCCATCTGGCCTGGCTGGAAACCCACGCTGGCGTGGCGGCACTATCGCCGGCCGATGTGCAGGCCACCCTGCTGGAGCTCTCCGCGCGCAGCATTGCCGATGCCATCGAGCATCACGCGCCAGCGGTGGTCGACGTACTGGCTTGCGGCGGCGGTGTGCACAACGACGTGCTGATGCGCCGGCTTGGTGAACTACTGGGCACACGCACCGTCGTCAGTACGGCGGCCTATGGCGTCGATCCGGATTATCTGGAAGCCACGGCATTTGCCTGGCTCGCGCGCCAGCGCCTGTTGGGGCTACCGGGCAATCTACCTGCAGTAACCGGTGCTCGAGGGCCGCGCGTGCTCGGTGCGATATACCCCGCACCACGCTGA
- the dut gene encoding dUTP diphosphatase — translation MTVGSGIDVELKILDPRLGDSIPLPQAATVGSAGMDLRAAIDAPLTLQPGESVLVPSGMAIHIGDPGWCALIVPRSGLGHKHGLVMGNLVGVIDADYQGPLMISCWNRGTQPYTIAVGDRIAQLLLVPVAQARLKVVQEFAPSQRGEGGFGSTGVN, via the coding sequence ATGACGGTGGGGAGTGGGATCGACGTTGAGCTGAAGATCCTCGATCCGCGCCTGGGTGATTCGATTCCGCTGCCGCAAGCCGCTACCGTTGGCAGTGCCGGCATGGACCTGCGCGCGGCTATCGACGCACCCCTGACCTTGCAGCCGGGCGAAAGCGTGCTGGTGCCGAGCGGTATGGCCATTCATATAGGCGACCCTGGCTGGTGCGCGCTGATCGTGCCGCGCTCGGGTTTGGGCCATAAGCATGGCCTGGTGATGGGCAACCTGGTTGGCGTCATCGATGCCGATTACCAGGGGCCGTTGATGATTTCATGCTGGAACCGCGGCACGCAGCCTTACACCATCGCAGTGGGTGATCGCATCGCCCAACTACTGCTGGTGCCGGTGGCGCAGGCGCGGTTGAAGGTGGTACAGGAGTTCGCGCCATCGCAGAGGGGCGAGGGCGGGTTCGGTTCGACTGGCGTCAACTGA
- a CDS encoding AmpG family muropeptide MFS transporter — protein MPTEAAPAKKPAKVSVWHAFTQPAAWTMFLLGFSSGLPFLLVAGTLAYWLKEKGIELKDITMIASAGMTYAFKFLWAPLLDHWKLPLFCRLGQRRGWLLFAQLGVVVGLIGMAVLTPQELAPFVGATLVVAFFGATQDIAVDAYRIEIAPTSEQGALVATYALGYRIALIVAGAFALILADHMSWQQVYLLLAAVMIIPIGTTLWAAEPKIIRHAPRSWGEAMREGVIDPFADFFRRYGWWLALVTLLFILLFKIPEQATIGGVMSPFYRDMGFSKTEIGTVTKIYGIWIGIVGAFVAGAAVARWGAWRVLGAGMVAIGLSNLLFLWLIAHPGNLLVLTLVISGDNFTQGFFGPPTVAFLSSLVNRQHTATQYALLSSLVNLPGKLLGFFAGGIATATGYGSFFMLTVVSVIPATLLFTYLWPRFNKDRPGDRPARSEEPTT, from the coding sequence ATGCCGACTGAGGCAGCGCCGGCGAAGAAGCCGGCCAAGGTCTCGGTGTGGCATGCGTTCACGCAACCTGCGGCGTGGACGATGTTTCTGCTCGGCTTTTCCTCTGGCCTGCCATTCCTGTTGGTGGCGGGCACGCTGGCCTACTGGCTCAAGGAAAAGGGTATCGAGCTCAAGGACATCACCATGATCGCGAGCGCGGGTATGACGTACGCGTTCAAGTTTCTATGGGCGCCCTTGCTCGATCATTGGAAGTTGCCGCTGTTCTGTCGGTTGGGCCAACGCCGAGGATGGCTGTTATTCGCGCAGCTGGGCGTGGTGGTAGGGCTGATTGGCATGGCCGTGCTGACGCCGCAAGAGCTGGCACCCTTCGTTGGTGCGACGCTGGTGGTGGCGTTCTTCGGGGCGACCCAGGACATCGCCGTCGACGCGTATCGCATCGAGATCGCACCCACGTCGGAGCAGGGCGCATTGGTGGCGACTTACGCGTTGGGATATCGCATCGCGCTGATCGTGGCGGGTGCTTTCGCTTTGATCTTGGCCGATCACATGTCGTGGCAGCAGGTTTATCTGCTGCTGGCGGCGGTCATGATCATCCCCATCGGCACCACGCTGTGGGCCGCTGAGCCGAAGATCATCCGCCATGCCCCCCGCAGTTGGGGGGAGGCCATGCGCGAAGGCGTGATCGATCCGTTCGCGGACTTCTTTAGGCGCTACGGCTGGTGGCTGGCCCTGGTGACACTGCTGTTCATCCTTCTGTTCAAGATCCCGGAACAGGCCACCATCGGTGGTGTGATGAGCCCGTTCTATCGCGACATGGGTTTCAGCAAGACCGAGATAGGCACGGTCACCAAGATCTACGGCATCTGGATCGGGATCGTGGGTGCGTTTGTTGCGGGTGCGGCCGTGGCGCGGTGGGGAGCATGGCGCGTACTGGGCGCTGGCATGGTGGCTATCGGCCTGAGCAACCTGTTGTTCCTATGGCTGATCGCCCACCCGGGCAACCTGCTGGTGTTGACGCTGGTGATTTCCGGCGACAACTTCACTCAGGGTTTCTTCGGGCCACCGACCGTGGCCTTCCTGTCCTCCTTGGTAAATCGCCAGCACACGGCCACGCAATACGCCCTGCTCAGCTCGCTGGTGAACCTGCCGGGCAAGTTGCTAGGCTTTTTCGCTGGCGGTATCGCCACGGCGACGGGGTACGGCTCGTTCTTCATGCTGACCGTGGTATCGGTGATTCCGGCTACCTTGCTGTTCACCTACCTGTGGCCGCGCTTCAATAAGGACCGTCCCGGAGATAGACCGGCCAGGTCGGAAGAACCCACGACTTAA
- a CDS encoding DUF4124 domain-containing protein: MRRTAFVIALLALTASLHAETQTVSHYRYRWKDATGLPHYSDSLTSDALKYGYDLVNDHGLVVQHVDRQLTPEERAAAQKVADAKAASDRVAQQHARDDMQMLNAYPTEDAYKKSQQDSLDNLDQQIATTRSNLRSQEKALTDLLTRAGDAERAKQPVPKFLSDGITKQRDVVAHQRDALEHQQAAHDAQVQKNAQDLDHYRELKIAQDKERQGQ, encoded by the coding sequence ATGCGTAGAACTGCTTTCGTCATCGCGTTGCTCGCGCTGACCGCCAGCCTGCATGCGGAAACGCAGACGGTTTCGCATTACCGCTATCGCTGGAAGGACGCGACCGGCCTGCCGCATTACAGCGACAGCCTCACGTCGGACGCGCTCAAGTACGGCTACGACTTGGTAAATGACCACGGCCTCGTCGTCCAGCACGTTGACCGCCAGCTCACGCCGGAAGAGCGCGCGGCGGCCCAGAAGGTCGCGGATGCCAAGGCCGCCAGCGACCGCGTGGCGCAGCAACACGCGCGTGACGATATGCAGATGCTGAATGCTTATCCGACCGAGGATGCCTACAAGAAGTCCCAACAGGACAGCCTGGACAACCTCGACCAGCAGATCGCCACCACGCGCAGCAACCTGCGCAGCCAGGAAAAGGCACTGACCGACCTGCTTACGCGCGCTGGCGATGCAGAGCGCGCCAAGCAGCCCGTGCCCAAGTTCCTCAGCGATGGCATCACCAAGCAACGCGATGTGGTGGCCCACCAGCGCGATGCCCTTGAGCATCAGCAGGCGGCACACGATGCCCAAGTACAAAAGAATGCGCAGGATCTGGATCACTATCGCGAACTGAAGATCGCGCAGGACAAGGAACGTCAGGGCCAGTGA
- a CDS encoding phosphomannomutase/phosphoglucomutase, which translates to MAKILNKDGRGLAGAIDGRRLLPFAVGTFLVLGGLFCLWQTWQIADESSANDRVHAAQKQAADAIAAEIASERGHVEAAVHSLNADSIVADPAQAATELRQLIPHALAVDVYSGSLDEVLHANYRVFGYGKAAQLMAAQTADGKPLAQTVPDNKGARVLALVVPVGLAAHPQAWVWAALPFKPVQERFESIPADGGRLELRQGDDRGDLRLLASGSASAEREASGLPVDGSNFSILAALPSAFIVLPRVWALTGLLGLLGLAGGLYLIWMRNRLFGERVHHDVEEPVLSDLLETTLEPETPAPARIAPPKPAQPAPVAVDPTIFRAYDVRGVVGKSLTKDVARLLGQAIGSVMREKGLPEIVIGRDGRLSGPELAGALSDGLRDAGIDVIDLGAVPTPVVYYAAYRFNTGCGVAVTGSHNPPDYNGFKIVVGGETLAESAIQDLYQRIAGQRLESGGKGNIRHVDVVPDYIERITSDVQAERRMKIVVDCGNGIPGAVAPQVLEGIGCEVIPLYCDVDGTFPNHHPDPSDPHNLEDLIFAVKQTGADLGLAFDGDGDRLGVVTKEGEIIFPDRQLMLFARDVLSRQPGATIIFDVKCTGHLKGQILDAGGSPLMWRTGHSLIKAKMRETGAELAGEMSGHFFFKERWYGFDDGIYAAARLMEILAGDLEERTPEEIFATCPKGVSTPELKVEMIEGAHYRFIEAFRQKASFGDATLTTIDGVRADWPDGWGLVRPSNTTPILVLRFDADNEAALARIQNVFRQQLLAVDPSLQLPF; encoded by the coding sequence ATGGCGAAAATATTAAACAAGGACGGCCGAGGCCTTGCCGGGGCGATCGATGGGCGCCGCCTGCTGCCGTTTGCGGTGGGCACCTTTCTGGTGCTCGGCGGCCTTTTTTGCCTTTGGCAGACTTGGCAGATCGCGGACGAGAGCAGTGCCAACGACCGTGTGCACGCTGCGCAGAAGCAGGCAGCCGACGCCATTGCGGCGGAAATCGCCAGCGAGCGAGGCCATGTGGAAGCGGCGGTGCATTCGCTCAATGCCGACAGCATCGTGGCCGATCCAGCGCAGGCGGCCACCGAGCTGCGCCAGCTTATTCCCCATGCGCTGGCGGTCGATGTCTACAGCGGCAGCCTGGACGAAGTGCTCCACGCGAACTACCGCGTCTTCGGTTATGGCAAGGCGGCGCAGTTGATGGCAGCGCAGACGGCCGACGGCAAGCCACTGGCGCAGACGGTGCCCGATAACAAAGGCGCACGCGTGCTCGCGCTTGTTGTCCCGGTGGGGCTGGCGGCACATCCGCAGGCCTGGGTGTGGGCAGCGCTGCCTTTCAAGCCGGTGCAGGAGCGTTTCGAATCCATTCCGGCGGATGGCGGCAGACTGGAGCTTCGCCAGGGCGATGATCGGGGCGATTTGCGTTTGCTTGCGTCGGGCAGTGCGTCGGCCGAACGCGAAGCCAGCGGACTGCCGGTCGACGGCAGCAACTTCAGCATTCTCGCGGCATTGCCGTCGGCTTTCATCGTGCTGCCGCGCGTATGGGCATTGACCGGATTGCTGGGCCTGTTGGGTTTGGCCGGCGGCTTGTATTTGATCTGGATGCGCAATCGCCTGTTTGGCGAGCGTGTCCACCATGATGTTGAGGAACCTGTTTTGTCCGATCTGCTCGAAACCACGCTGGAACCTGAAACGCCGGCGCCCGCCCGCATCGCCCCGCCCAAGCCGGCCCAGCCTGCACCGGTTGCGGTCGATCCGACGATCTTCCGTGCGTACGACGTGCGCGGCGTGGTCGGCAAGTCGCTGACCAAGGATGTGGCGCGCCTGCTCGGTCAGGCCATCGGCTCGGTGATGCGCGAAAAGGGATTGCCGGAAATTGTGATCGGCCGTGATGGCCGCCTTTCCGGGCCAGAACTGGCGGGCGCGTTGTCCGACGGCCTGCGCGATGCCGGCATCGACGTGATCGATCTCGGCGCCGTGCCTACGCCGGTCGTGTACTACGCGGCTTACCGATTCAACACCGGCTGCGGCGTCGCTGTCACCGGCAGCCACAATCCCCCGGATTACAACGGCTTCAAGATCGTCGTGGGTGGCGAAACGCTGGCCGAAAGCGCGATCCAGGACCTTTACCAGCGCATCGCTGGCCAGCGCCTGGAAAGTGGCGGCAAGGGCAATATCCGCCACGTCGATGTCGTGCCTGACTATATCGAGCGCATCACTTCCGACGTACAGGCCGAGCGTCGCATGAAGATTGTCGTCGACTGCGGCAATGGCATCCCCGGTGCGGTGGCACCGCAGGTGCTGGAAGGCATCGGCTGCGAGGTCATTCCGCTCTACTGCGACGTCGATGGCACGTTCCCGAACCACCACCCTGATCCGTCCGATCCGCACAACCTGGAAGATCTGATCTTCGCGGTGAAGCAGACCGGCGCCGACCTTGGCCTGGCCTTCGATGGCGATGGCGACCGTCTGGGTGTGGTGACCAAGGAGGGCGAGATCATCTTCCCCGACCGTCAGTTGATGCTGTTTGCGCGCGACGTGCTGTCTCGTCAGCCGGGCGCCACGATCATCTTCGACGTGAAGTGCACGGGTCATCTCAAGGGCCAGATCCTCGACGCGGGCGGTAGTCCGCTGATGTGGCGCACCGGCCACTCGCTGATCAAGGCGAAGATGCGCGAAACCGGCGCGGAGCTGGCCGGCGAGATGAGTGGCCACTTCTTCTTCAAGGAACGCTGGTACGGCTTTGACGACGGCATTTATGCCGCCGCCCGACTGATGGAAATTCTTGCCGGTGACCTGGAAGAGCGCACGCCGGAAGAGATCTTCGCCACCTGCCCCAAGGGCGTGTCCACGCCAGAGCTGAAGGTGGAGATGATCGAGGGCGCGCATTACCGTTTTATCGAGGCCTTTCGCCAGAAGGCGAGCTTTGGCGACGCCACGCTCACCACCATCGACGGCGTGCGCGCGGATTGGCCGGATGGCTGGGGTTTGGTGCGCCCGTCCAACACCACGCCCATCCTCGTGCTGCGTTTCGATGCCGATAACGAGGCGGCGCTCGCGCGCATCCAGAACGTGTTCCGCCAGCAGTTGCTGGCGGTGGATCCATCGCTGCAACTGCCGTTCTAA